Proteins from a single region of Streptomyces spectabilis:
- a CDS encoding MFS transporter, whose product MTEKGRCERRYGRDARRGWVPRTADTYRDVLAITGAALPVLSFLGRLPVAVIQFGSVLLVAGTSGSLATGGAVACALALGQVTAGPFVGRLADRRGQRPVVLAFAALNAVAVAACAVGALLRPPTPVLLVLAVLAGASVPGIGPLARARVVALLRRGDAPPGLVDAALSLESTMDELSFVLGPALVGLAAVAGHPAYAFAVAALLVAVCGTGFALHPTARAVAPAAVPHRREAAFALPRTVYVVRVGLVFLGVLLGACGAGIAALTEELGAPGHAGLVYAAMGVMSAVAGLSMAALPDRFGLRGRWRAATAAAALLSLPLVWTHSHPALYAVVTVFGAVYAPNLVTGFALTERAVPRPRLAEGMTWAASAFVGGQAVTLAVAGRLAESHGAGAAFALGSAAAAVAFAIAVAARPGAPTPDAAAP is encoded by the coding sequence GTGACTGAGAAGGGGCGGTGCGAGCGGCGGTACGGGCGGGACGCGCGGCGCGGCTGGGTCCCGCGCACGGCCGACACCTACCGGGACGTGCTCGCGATCACGGGGGCGGCCCTTCCGGTGCTCTCGTTCCTGGGGCGGCTGCCCGTCGCCGTGATCCAGTTCGGCAGCGTGCTCCTGGTGGCCGGGACCAGCGGGTCGCTCGCCACCGGGGGAGCCGTCGCCTGCGCCCTCGCGCTCGGGCAGGTGACCGCGGGGCCGTTCGTCGGGCGGCTCGCCGACCGGCGCGGGCAGCGGCCGGTCGTCCTCGCCTTCGCCGCGCTCAACGCCGTCGCCGTCGCCGCCTGCGCGGTCGGCGCCCTGCTGCGGCCGCCCACGCCCGTCCTGCTGGTCCTCGCGGTCCTGGCGGGCGCGAGCGTGCCCGGGATCGGCCCGCTGGCCCGCGCCCGCGTGGTGGCGCTGCTGCGCCGCGGGGACGCCCCGCCGGGGCTCGTCGACGCCGCGCTGTCCCTGGAGTCCACGATGGACGAGCTGTCCTTCGTGCTCGGGCCCGCCCTGGTCGGCCTCGCCGCGGTCGCGGGCCACCCGGCGTACGCGTTCGCCGTCGCGGCCCTCCTGGTGGCCGTCTGCGGCACCGGCTTCGCGCTGCACCCGACGGCGCGGGCGGTCGCCCCGGCCGCCGTCCCCCACCGGCGGGAGGCGGCCTTCGCGCTCCCGCGCACGGTGTACGTCGTCCGCGTCGGGCTCGTCTTCCTCGGCGTGCTGCTCGGCGCCTGCGGGGCCGGGATCGCGGCGCTCACCGAGGAGTTGGGCGCACCGGGCCACGCGGGCCTCGTCTATGCCGCGATGGGCGTCATGAGCGCCGTCGCGGGCCTGTCCATGGCCGCGCTGCCGGACCGCTTCGGGCTGCGCGGCCGCTGGCGCGCCGCCACGGCGGCCGCCGCGCTCCTGTCGCTGCCGCTGGTGTGGACGCACAGCCACCCGGCCCTGTACGCCGTCGTGACGGTCTTCGGCGCCGTCTACGCGCCGAACCTCGTCACCGGCTTCGCGCTGACCGAGCGAGCCGTGCCCCGGCCGCGGCTCGCCGAGGGCATGACGTGGGCGGCGAGCGCCTTCGTCGGCGGCCAGGCGGTCACGCTCGCCGTGGCCGGACGGCTCGCCGAATCCCACGGCGCGGGCGCCGCGTTCGCGCTCGGCAGCGCGGCCGCCGCGGTGGCCTTCGCCATCGCCGTGGCGGCGCGCCCGGGGGCGCCTACGCCGGACGCTGCAGCACCGTGA